In Methanofollis sp., the sequence TTCGTGCGGAGCCTCGCCGCTCTCGGCGCCGTCATCCTTCTCTTTGTCATCGGCCTGGAGTTCGATCTCCGGGACATCCTTGATCTGCGCTACGCCGTGATCGGACTTTTCGGGGTCATCGTCCCCTGGATTGGCGGCTACTGGCTCACCGCCACACTCGGCTACGGCTTCGAGAGCGCCGTCTTTGTGGGGACGGCGATGACGGCGACGAGCATTGCGATCACCGCCAATGTCCTGCGGGAGATGGGAAAACTCGACACCGGCGTGGCGCGGGCGATCATAGGCACGGCGGTCATCGACGATGTTCTCTCTCTGATGGCCCTCTCGATGACCATCGACGTCGTCGCCGGGACATTCACACCCCTCTCGGTCACCGCGGTCGTCGTGAAGGACGTTGTCTTCATCGTTCTTGCCGGATTTGCCGGCATCAAGATCGTCGCCCCTCTCCTCGAATGGATCGACCGGACCCCCTTCTCCCGGAAGTACCCGGAGTTCCTCTTCATCACGGCGATGATGTTCGCCTTTCTCTACGCCCTCGGCGCGGAAGCCGTCGGAATATCGGCGATCATCGGGGCGTTCATCGCAGGCGTCTCCTTCCACGGGGTCAATATCGTCAACTCCCGTGACCTGAAGGAGGGGGCCGAGTATCTCCATGTCATCTTCGCCTCGATCTTCTTCGTATCCCTGGGAATCCTCGCCGATTTCTCGGCTCTCACGCCGGACATCCTCGTCCTCCTCACCGCCCTGACGGTGATGGCCGTGATCACCAAGATCGTCGGCTGCGGCATTCCCGCCCGCTTCATGGGAATAGGGCGGCAGGACAGCCTGATCCTCGGCTTCGGCATGGTGCCCCGGGGCGAGGTGGCGATGATCGTCGCCCTCATCGGCCTCAACCTGAACCTCATTGACCAGGGCATCTATCTGGCGATCGTGCTG encodes:
- a CDS encoding cation:proton antiporter yields the protein MSAEIASTIEFQMSLLLFVALAGYLVASRINQSAVIGEILVGIIVGPSVLGLITYTDFVRSLAALGAVILLFVIGLEFDLRDILDLRYAVIGLFGVIVPWIGGYWLTATLGYGFESAVFVGTAMTATSIAITANVLREMGKLDTGVARAIIGTAVIDDVLSLMALSMTIDVVAGTFTPLSVTAVVVKDVVFIVLAGFAGIKIVAPLLEWIDRTPFSRKYPEFLFITAMMFAFLYALGAEAVGISAIIGAFIAGVSFHGVNIVNSRDLKEGAEYLHVIFASIFFVSLGILADFSALTPDILVLLTALTVMAVITKIVGCGIPARFMGIGRQDSLILGFGMVPRGEVAMIVALIGLNLNLIDQGIYLAIVLMSLLTTVVTPIVYRNWLYRGAGETA